The following proteins are co-located in the Deinococcus depolymerans genome:
- a CDS encoding DUF305 domain-containing protein — MTATFRASLITLTLTALTLSGPSAQAAMPGMHHAATGTGASDLGNLPHLQGQAFDRAFLSMMVPHHQMAVDMARAALPLSRDATVKAWATAVIRDQTREITQMNSLLKGLGSNSAMANHMKGRMTGMADSVRKASNPDVAFVQGMLPHHASAIDMANLALQRGQDARVLTLARSIITAQATEMLGFRTWLSKRGL, encoded by the coding sequence ATGACAGCCACCTTCCGCGCCTCCCTGATCACCCTGACCCTGACGGCCCTCACCCTGAGCGGCCCGTCCGCGCAGGCCGCCATGCCCGGCATGCACCACGCCGCGACTGGAACGGGCGCGTCCGACCTGGGTAACCTGCCCCACCTGCAGGGACAGGCGTTCGACCGGGCCTTCCTGAGCATGATGGTCCCGCACCACCAGATGGCCGTGGACATGGCCCGCGCCGCGCTGCCCCTGAGCCGGGACGCGACCGTGAAAGCCTGGGCGACCGCCGTGATCCGCGACCAGACCCGCGAGATCACCCAGATGAACAGTCTCCTCAAGGGCCTCGGCAGCAACAGCGCCATGGCCAACCACATGAAGGGCCGCATGACCGGCATGGCCGACTCGGTCCGGAAGGCCAGCAACCCGGACGTGGCGTTCGTGCAGGGCATGCTGCCGCACCATGCGTCCGCCATCGACATGGCGAACCTGGCCCTGCAGCGCGGACAGGACGCCCGTGTCCTCACGCTGGCCCGGAGCATCATCACCGCCCAGGCCACCGAGATGCTCGGCTTCCGCACCTGGCTCAGCAAACGCGGGCTGTAA